Within Buchnera aphidicola (Takecallis arundicolens), the genomic segment TTTGTGGTCCTTTAGTACGGTCATCATATCACGCTAATTTACAAATAAAATAATATTTATTATATTATGATATCATTAATACTATAAAATATAATATTTAATTTTATGTAGGGCAAATATGTCACAAATTAATTTAAATCAAAAAAATCCTGAAATTATTATAGCATTAGATTATGATGATAAAAAATCGATTTTTGAATTAATAGATAAACTTGATCCAAGTATTTTTAAATTAAAAATTGGACATTGTATGTTTATTAAATTTGGAATATCATTAATTAAAGAAATAAAAAAATTAAATTTTGATATTTTTGTTGATTTAAAATTATACGATATTCCAAATATTATTTTTAAATCTATTGTATCGATTGCAGAATTAGGAGTATGGATGACAAGTATACATGCATCAGGGGGAGGGAATATGATGGAACATGCAAAATTAGCGTTAAATAATTTTGTTAATCCGCCTTTATTAATTGCTATTACTGCATTAACTAGTTTTACTGGTTTTGATTTATCGCAAACTGGTGTATCAATATCGTTATCAAATTATATTGTAAAATTATCTGAATTAACGAAATCTTATAAATTAAATGGTATTGTATGTCCAGGTTACATATCAAAAAAAATAAAACAAATTTTAGGCAATGATTTTAAAATTATTGTTCCTGGTATACGATTTATTAATCATGATCAAAATGATCAAAATTTAATTACTTATATTGAAGAAATTAAACGTTATTCTATTGATTATATTGTGATAGGACGAACTATTACTAGTACGTCAAATCCTATACAGACATTACATAAAATCTTAAACTATATTCATTCTAGTAATTAATATAATTATATTAGTCGAGAAAATATGAAAATTGAACGTATACAAGATGCTGTTTTACCTACTCCATGGGGAGAATTTAAAATTATTGGTTTTAAAGAAAAATCTAATGATAAAAATCATGTTGCTTTAACTTATGGTAAAATCAATCATGTAAAACCTGTATTGCTTAGAATTCATTCAGAATGTTTAACAGGAGATGCTTTATTTAGTTTGCGGTGTGATTGTGGAGAACAATTAAAGACATCATTAATGTTGATTGCTAAGTTAGGTAGCGGAATATTAATTTATCATAGACAGGAAGGTCGAAATATTGGTTTATTAAATAAAATTAAAGCGTATAATTTACAAGATCAAGGATTAGATACAGTAGAAGCAAATCATAAACTAGGGTTTTCAGCAGATGAGAGGGATTTTACTATCTGTGCAGATATATTAAAATTAATGCGTATAGATCAAGTAAAATTATTAACAAATAATCCTTTGAAAGTAAAAATTTTACATGATTCTGGAATTAATGTTGTTAAAAGAGTGGATTTAATTGTTCCACATAATCCGAAAAACAAAAAATACTTAAATACTAAGATTAGTAAAATGGGTCATGTAATGCCAAAAAAATATTCTTAGATATTTTTATTTTAAATTTTAAAATATTATTTAATTAATTTTAATTTTTATATTATATATATTAATTAAAATCATATTATATAAATTATTATTACACTGTTTTTATAATTATTTTTATATTAATATTTGTTAATAATATCTTAGTGAAGATTACATATTAATTTAGGTATTTATTATTGATTATATCTTATATATTTTATTATATAAAATTTATCCCTCTCATATGATTGAATAATAAATAAATTGTATATATTTTGTGTATAAAAATACATATTTTTATGCATATATTTACATAATATTAAATGTATTTAAAATAATATTAATATTTTTTAATAAATATCTTGATTATTATATAATATTTATATACATATTAAAAAAAAATATTTTTAATAATAAATACAATATTATTGCATAAAATGTATATAATACACTAGTTACTAAATACGATAACATAGTATAATAATAAGGAAATCTATTTAATTGCATTAATATTAAAAATATTATACATGTTAATACAAATATTATTTTTATACCTTTAGTATTTTTGTATGATATTTTTTCATAATATTTAGTTTGTTTTAAAATACGTATTGTAAATAACATTACACATAATATAACAGGTACTACAACAGTCATTATTAATATTTTAAAAATATTTGTTAAGATAAATAAAAATATTAATACATTTAATATAGTTATAATTGTTCTATTATTCATAATTCTCATAAAATTTATAATTTAAAATTTAATATATAGATATTTTGTAATTAGAATAAAAAAATTTTATATTTTTTATAAAATACTATAAGTACTAAATATATATAATATGTAAAATTATTTTTTTATAAATAAAAAAACTATTTTTTAGTTTTTTTTGTTGCATATTTTAAATTTACTGCTAACTGTACAATTTTTTTTATCATTATATTATTATTTTTTTGAAATTTATCAATTATATCGATAATAATTGATCCACAAATAATGCCGCTTGTACCTAATGATAATGATTTTTTAATTTGTGATGGTGTTGAAATACCAAAACCATGTAAAATAGGAGCAGAATTATATGTTTTTAATTTCTGAATAATATGTAAATTCGGGTCATTTGTTTTTTGTAAACAACCTGTTACTCCAGTACGAGAAATTAAATAAATATATTCAGTACTTTGTATGGAAAGTTTTTTTATTAAATCAGTATTAGCATTTGGTGGACAAATAAAAACTGAAGATATGTTATTATTGTTTGCACATTTTTGGAATATTTCTGATTCTTCTATAGGAACGTCTGGTATTAATACAGAATCTATACCAGAATATTTACAATTTTCGTAAAATTTATTAATTCCGTTTTTAAAAACAATATTTGCATAAACTAATATACCAATTGGTATTTTAGGATATTTATTACGTAGTATATTTAAAATTTCAAAACATTTTATAATTGTTATACCATGTGATAATGCTCTTAAATTAGCATTTTGCACTATAATTCCATCTGCTAATGGATCTGAAAATGGTATACCTAGTTCTAATGCATTTGCACCAGATATAATTAAAGCATCAATAATACGATAAAATACACTAATTGAAGGATCACCTATAGTAACAAATGGAACAAAACAACCTTCATTTAATATTTGCATTTTTTTAAACATATTTTTATATCTTAACATTTTGAATCCTTTTATTTAAAATGTTTTCATGTATTGTAGTTATATCTTTATCTCCTCTACCAGACAGATTAACAATAATATTTTGTTTTTTATTTGGTTCTTTATGTATGATTTTTAATGCATATGCAATAGCATGTGCAGATTCTAACGCTGGAATTATCCCTTCAAATTTACATAAATCAACAAATGCGTTTAATGCTTCTTGATCGGTTATAGTATAATATTGAACCCTTCCTGTAGAATGTAGCCATGCATGTTCTGGTCCAACAGATGGGAAATCTAATCCTGCAGAAATAGAATGCGATTCTTGAATCTGTCCATCTTGAGTTTGCATAATTGCAGATTTCATACCAAAATAAATACCAGTTTTACCGTATTGTAATGGTGCTCCATGTTTACCTGTTAAAATATCTGTTCCTCCTGGTTCAATACCAATTAATTGAACATTATCATTTATAAATGTATGAAATATTCCAATAGCATTAGAACCCCCGCCAACACACGCTATTATCTTATCAGGTAATTTCAATGTTTTCTTTAAAATTTGTTTTTTTGTTTCTATACCAATAATTTTTTGAAATTCGCGTACCATAGTGGGATATGGATGAGGTCCTGCTGCTGTACCTAACATGTAATGACTATGTATATAATTTTCAGACCAATCTCTTAAAGCTTCATTACAAGCATCTTTTAATGTACCTGATCCACTATTAACGGTGATAACTTCTGCTCCCATTAATTTCATTTTTAAAACATTAATGGATTGTCTTTGTATATCTTTACTTCCCATATAAATACGACATTTTAAATTTAATAATGCACAAGCAAATGCAGTTGCTATTCCATGTTGACCAGCACCAGTTTCTGCAAGGATACTTTTTTTATTCATCTTTTTTGCTAATAATGCTTGTCCCAATACTTGATTTGTTTTATGAGCCCCACCATGTAATAAATCTTCTCGTTTTAAATATAATTTTGTTTTTGTTTTTTTAGTAATATTTTTACATAATGTTAATGGTGTTGGTCGGCCTGCATAATTTTTTAATAATTCTGATAATTTTTTTTGAAAAATTATATCATTTTGTGATTCTACAAAATATTGTTCTAACTGTTTAAGTGCTGGTACTAAAATTTGTGGTACATACATACCACCAAAGTTTCCAAAATATGGATTTAATAAATTCATAAAAAACAATTCCTATATTACATGTGTTAATAATGTTATAAAAAAATAGTATTATTTATGATAATTTCAACTTTTTAAATACAAGTTTTAGTTTATCATAATCTTTAATACCAGGTTTTTTTTCTATCTTTGAATTAAAATCTAATCCAAAACAATTTAAATTTGATGCTTCTATACAATTTTTATGCGATAAGCCTCCAGATAAAAATACTTTATCTAAATTATATGTTTTTGTTTTTTTCCAATCAAAACAAATACCACTACCACCTTTAAAATTATCAAATAAGTAATAATTTATATATTTAAAATTTAATTTTTCTTGATTATTTTCGATACATATTGCTTTCCAAATTTGAATATGATCTGATATTTTTTTTCTTAAATTCGCTATATATTCTTGATCTTCATTACCATGCAATTGTATGGCATATAAACTACATGCTTGAGATAAATATTTTATTTTTTCAATATTTTCATTTTGAAAAACTCCAATATATTTTAATTTTGTATTTTGAATTATGTTACATGCAGTATTACATGGAATATTACGTTTTGAATTAGGAATAAATATTAATCCTCCATATACAGCACCTAGTTTTTTAGATCGATTTGCATCTTTTATTCGTGTTAATCCGCATATTTTATTATTACCAAATAAAATACTATTAACTTTTAAATGGACATTTTTAGATTTCATGATAGATGAACCAATTAAAAAACCATGCACTATTTTTTTTAATTTTTTAATTTGTTGATTGTTATAAATACCCGATTCACTGATAATAATTCTATCTTTTGGTATTAATGGCGCAAGTTTATATGTTGTATTAATATCAATAGTTAAATTGTTTAAGTTTCTATTATTAATTCCAATAATTTTAGCATTTAAATGAATTGCACGTTTTAATTCTATTAGATTATTAATTTCAGTCAAAATACCCATGTTCATTTTATGAGCAATACTAGCAAGTAATTTGTATTGATCATCATTTAATACCGATAACATTAATAAAATAGCGTCAGCATGATAATATCTAGCTAGATATATTTGATACGGATCAATAAAAAAATCTTTACATAATATTGGTTGTTTTACGAGCATACTTACTTCAGACATGCGTTCAAATGTACCAGAAAAATATTTTTTATCAGTTAAAACAGAAATTACTGTAGCATGTTTTTTATAACATTGTAAAATATTTTTTATATTTAAATTAGAATTTATTATACCTTTTGAAGGGGAAGATTCTTTAATTTCTAAAATAAAATTTGGAAATGATGATTTTAATGATTGATAAAAGTTACGATTAGAGATAACAATTTTTTTTTTAATATGTTGTAATTTTTGCATATTTTTTTGATATTTTAACCACTGTACTTTATCATAAAGTATACTTTGTAATATATTTTTGTTCATTATTTATCTCTTATAGATATTTTTTTTATTTGTTTATAAATTGCTCCATTTTGTATTTTTTTAAGGGCTATCTTAGTATTAATTTTAAGATTTTTATATCCAAATAATTTTAATAAAATTGCTGTATTCATTGCTATTAAATATTGATATTTAATATCACCAATACCTTTACAAACATCATTAAAAATTTTACAATTTTCATCAATAGTATTATTTTGTAATACGCATGCTAATGTTTTATTAATACCAAAATCTTCTGGATATAATTTGTATTGCATAATTTTTCCATACTTTAATTCTACTATATTGGTAACATGATGTAATGTGATTTCATCTATACCTCCACTACATAAAATAATTGCTCTTTCATAATTTAATTGATGTAAAATTTTTGCAAATGGTAGTAATAAATTTTTAGAATATACTCCAATAACAGAAAAATTCGGTTGAGATGGATTTAATAAAGGTCCCAATATATTAAATATAGTTTTCGTATTTAGTTCTTTTCTAATTTTAGTTACTACTTGAAAACTTGGATGGTATTGTGGTGCATATAAAAAACAAATATGGTAATTATCTAATTGCGCTCTAGATTGAGTAGTATTAATTTTTATATTAATATTATTTTTCTTTAAAATATCTGCAGAACCAAGTTGACTTGAGATACCATGATTGCAATGTTTAATAATTTTAAAACCAAATGAAGAAGCTAATATAGCACTTGCTGTAGATATATTAATTGTATTAGCACCGTCTCCTCCAGTACCTGCAATATCTGAAAATGGATATTTTGGTTTAGGAAATGGTATAACATATTTATAGCAAGCTTTTAAAGCGCCAATAATTTCATGAATAGAAATTGGACGTACTTTTATTGCAGTTAATATTGATGTTAACTTGATGGTAGATATTTTATTTTTTATAATTTTTTTAAATAAATAATAACTCTCGTATTCATTTAGTTTTTTTAATGAATATAATTTATTCAATATTTTTTTCATATTAATAAGCTATAATGATATGATCTTAATATTGTGATCATATTTGTAGTGTATACTTGTATTATTAATTTTTTTTAAAAAAAATAAAAAAATTAAAAATTTATTATGAATACAAAAATAATATAAAAAAAATATATTTACAATTATTTTATTCATATTTTACATTAACTTGATAGCTGTATATCAGTTCAGTATATATAATATTTTTAATAAAAACTTATGTTTAGAATCATTAATAATATTAATATCAACTTTATATTTATAATGTTAATATCATTAATTTTAAAAAACATTAAAATATTCGTTTTTTAATTTATTTATTACACTAAATATTATAAGATCAAAATTAATTTTTTCAACGTTAAATATATAGACATGATCAAAAAATTAAAAAATTAATTTTATTATGATATTATATAGTAAATAAAAATGATAAAATATGATTATAATTTATATTTTTTAAATAAAAAAATTTTTTAGTACTGTATGAAAAGTATTATTTTTATTGTAAATAATTTTTTAATTAGATCATTTACACCGATAAAAAAATAATATTATTGTATATATATATTTTTATTATAGTACAAAACAATGGAAGTTGCTTATAAAATTTATTTTTATGTATTAAATATATTTCTATATAATATCTTTTTTGTAATATTATCCAAAATTTTTTATGTAATGATATGATTTATAAGAACGTTATGATCGCTTTTTAATAAATTTTTTAATTATATACATTGTATTTTTACTCAAAAAATAGCATTAAAATTTTTATTATTACAATAATTTTTATATTTATCATATTTTTAACATGATTTTACCATTTTTTTTAACGGCATCAATCATAATGTTTAATACAGGATGTATAAAACTTCTTTAATCTGTTTGTAACACGTAAAATATAATTTATTGCATATAAAAATGTTATAATAGGTTTTAAAAACAGTTATATTAATTATGAATATTGATTTACATTATCTAAACACTAATAAAGTAAATTTGTTAAATTTCGATCGTAAAAAAATGCAAAATTTTATGCATTTAATCGACGAAAAAAGTTTCCGAGCTGATCAATTAATGCATTGGATATATCAACGTTTTTGTAATAATTTTTCATATATGACTAATTTTACAGAATGCTTAAAAAATAAACTTAAAAATACCAGTTTTATACAATTTCCTTATATATTAAAAGAAATAGTTTCTATAGATCATACTATTAAATGGTTAATTTCTGTACAAAATGGGATTATTGAAACAATATATATTCCAGAAAAAAAACGGGGTACATTATGTATTTCATCTCAAGTAGGATGTCCGTTAACATGTACATTTTGTGCAACTGGTATGCAAGGATTTAAAAGAAATTTATTAGTTTCTGAAATTGTTGGGCAAATTTGGTTAGCATATCAAAAGATTAATAATAATACAAAACATGTATATTTTCCTATTACTAATATAGTATTTATGGGAATGGGAGAGCCGTTATTAAATTTAAAAAATTTAATTACTGCATTAAATATTATATCTGATACATGTGGTTTTAATATTTCAAAAAAAAAAATTGTTATATCAACAGCAGGTATAATACCAGCATTAAACAAATTATCTAAGATATGCGATGTAAAATTAGCCATTTCATTACATGCGTCAAATAATACAATTAGAAATCGACTTATGCCAATTAATAAACGATATAATATCCAATCTCTTTTAAAAACGGTATTGCGTTTTTTACAAAATTCAAAATTAAATAAAAATGGTATAACAATTGAATATATTATGTTACATAATATAAATGATTCAATTGTACATGCTAAAGAATTAATTAAACTATTATATAATATACCTAGTAAAATTAACTTAATTCCTTGGAATTATTTACCAAATAGTCATTTAAAATGCAGTAGTATTACAAAAATAAATATTTTTTCTAAATATTTAATTAATAAAGGATTAATGACTACGATACGAAAAACAAGAGGGCAAGATATTCAAGCTGCATGTGGACAATTAACAGGTAATAATAATTATAAATCATAAGAAATATAAAATATTGTATAAATAGATATTTTACATATTTGTATTAACATAGGAAGATTTTTGTGAATTATTTTTTTCAATCTATAAAAGGTATGCATGATTACCTTCCCGAACAAACGATCTTATGGAATAAAATAGAAGATATATTTAAAAAAATATTGCATAATTATGGTTATTGTGAGATTAAACTACCTATCTTAGAAAAAACTATATTATTTAAGGCATCAATAGGAGAAATGACAGATATTATTGGAAAAGAAATGTATTCATTTCATGATAAAAATAATCTTAGTATTACTTTACGTCCAGAAGCAACGACAAGTTGTGTAAGGTCTATTATTCAAAATAAATTAATATATCATAAAAAACAAAAACTATGGTATTATGGTCCTATGTTTCGATATGAACGTCCGCAAAAAGGACGTTATCGTCAATTTTATCAATTTGGTCTTGAGACTTTTGGATTTTTCGAATTAGATATTGAATTTGAATTAATTATATTAGTGAATAAATTTTGGAAAGCATTAGGTATTTCACGTTTTTTAACATTAGAGATTAATTCTATTGGTTTACTCTCTGAAAGAAATGCATATCAAATGGAATTACGTAATTTTTTGAAAACATATGAATCTTATCTTGATAATATTTGTATAAGACAATTAAATAAAAATCCGTTAAGGATTTTAGATAGTAAAAATAAAAATATACAAAAAATATTATTAAAAGCACCGAATTTAATAGATTTTGTTAATACAAAGTCAAGGTTACGTTTTGAAAAATTATGTAATTTACTTTCAAATTTTAATATTCCATATACTATAAATTATAAATTAATTCGCGGACTAGATTATTATAATGATACAGTATTTGAATGGAAAACAAATTATATAGGATCACAAAATGCAATATGTGCAGGAGGTCGATATGATACATTGGTAAAAAGGTTATTAGGACCAGATACTCCAGCAGCTGGATTAGCAATCGGTATGGATCGATTAATATTATTAATACAGTCATTGAATTTATTTTCTCAAAAAAATATAGAAACTGATATTCATATTTTTTTTAGTAACAAATCTATAAAAAATCGAGCAATATTTTTATCCGAAGAAATTAGAAATGAATTTCCTAAATTAAAAATATTATTAGAATTTCAATCTAAAAAAATAAATACAATATTTAAAAACATAAAAAAATATTTTACAAAAATAATATTATTTATTCAGTCAGAAAATATAATTTATTTATATGATGTTATCTGTAAAAAAAATCAGATTATTAATTCAAATAATATTAATATTATGATAAAAAATATTTTTAATTTTTATACAAAATAATATTAATAATATATGTGATTATTGTATAATAAAAAATTAATTATATATTTTTTATAAAATATATTCAAATAATACTATTATGTCATTTTAAGGATTATATATGTTACAATATAAAACATGCAACATACAATCTGATACAGAATTGTGGAATTACATTAAACAAGAAATGTTACGACAAGAGCAGCATATTGAATTAATTGCTTCAGAAAATTACGCTAGTCTTTCTGTTATGCAAGCACAGGGATCGCAATTAACTAATAAATATGCGGAGGGATATCCTGGAAAAAGATATTATGGAGGTTGTGATTTTGTGGATCATATTGAGTTATTGGCAATTAATCGAGCTAAAAAATTATTTCATGCTGATTATGCTAATGTACAACCACATTCTGGATCTCAGGCAAATTTTGCTGTATATACTGCGTTATTAAAACCTGGTGATATGATTTTAGGAATGGATTTATCTCATGGAGGTCATTTAACACATGGATCTGTTATAAACAGTTCAGGAAAAATTTATAATTCAATTACATATGGTTTAAATAAAACAGGTAATATTGATTATGACCATTTACAGTATCTTGCACAGAAACATAAACCAAAAATGATTATTGGTGGGTTTTCGTCTTTTTCAAGATATGTAGATTGGAAAAAAATGCGTGAAATATCTAATACTATTAATGCATATTTATTAATTGATATGGCACATGTAGCTGGTCTAGTTGCAGCAAATTTATATCCTAATCCCATAGAGTATGCTGATGTAGTAACAACAACTACACATAAAACACTCTCTGGACCGAGAGGTGGATTAATTCTTTCAGCAAATCAAGATGAAGCATTTTATAAAAAATTAAATTCTGCTGTTTTTCCAGGTATGCAAGGTGGACCTTTAATGCATGTAATTGCTGCTAAAGCAGTAGCATTTCACGAAGCATTACATCCGAATTTTAAAACTTATCAAAAACAAATATTAAAAAATTCTAAAATTATGGCAAAATCTTTTATGGAACAAAATTTTAATATTATTTCTGGAGGTACAGATAATCATTTATTTTTAATAAATTTAAATAATAAAAATATTACTGGAAAAAAAGCAGAAAATATTTTGCAATTAGCAAATATTACAGTAAATAAAAATAGTATTCCAAATGATACAAAGAGTCCTTTCGTCACTTCAGGTATTCGTATAGGTACACCAGCTATTACAAGAAGAGGTTTTAAAGAATTAGAATCTAAAATTATTACTAAATGGATCATTGATATTATTAATGATTATAATAATATTAAAAAAATACTGAATATTAAAAATCAAGTACTTGAATTATGTAAAAAATATCCCGTTTATAAATAATTTTTTTATATAGTTATGGATGTAAAATACATAACTATATTTATTCTATTAATATGTACTATTCTGGAAGTATAATATTAATATTATTTGTACAAATATTATTGATATCCTGAATATAAGGTATTATACCTAAAAAAGGAGATTTTATATATTGTTTTATTGTATATATATAATTTAATAAATACTGTTCATAATTCATACAATTTGCAAACCAACCTGTTAGTTTTAAACCAGATGCAATAATTGATTTTACTGTTAATATAGCGTGGTTAATACAACCTAATTTTATTGAAATTACTAAAATAACAGGAATTTTTTCTTCTTTTATCCAATTAGATAAAGTATTTGTATTAAATATTGGTGTATCCCATCCTCCAATACCTTCTATAATTATCCAGTTTGCTTTTTTTTGAATATTATGTAATTTATCGGATAAATTTTTAAAAGTAATATTATTTTTTTTGCAGTAAAAAAAATTAGGAGGTATGTTACCATAAAAAGAATATGGGTTAATTTCTTTATATTTAAATTTAATCACACTATGTTTTTTTAATAATAATGCATCATGATTACGTAAACCATATATTGTTTTTATACAACCACTAGATACTGGTTTATATCCTGCTGTATTAAACCCTATAATTGTAGCTTTTTTTAATAATAACACTGAT encodes:
- the pyrF gene encoding orotidine-5'-phosphate decarboxylase; this translates as MSQINLNQKNPEIIIALDYDDKKSIFELIDKLDPSIFKLKIGHCMFIKFGISLIKEIKKLNFDIFVDLKLYDIPNIIFKSIVSIAELGVWMTSIHASGGGNMMEHAKLALNNFVNPPLLIAITALTSFTGFDLSQTGVSISLSNYIVKLSELTKSYKLNGIVCPGYISKKIKQILGNDFKIIVPGIRFINHDQNDQNLITYIEEIKRYSIDYIVIGRTITSTSNPIQTLHKILNYIHSSN
- the ribA gene encoding GTP cyclohydrolase II; protein product: MKIERIQDAVLPTPWGEFKIIGFKEKSNDKNHVALTYGKINHVKPVLLRIHSECLTGDALFSLRCDCGEQLKTSLMLIAKLGSGILIYHRQEGRNIGLLNKIKAYNLQDQGLDTVEANHKLGFSADERDFTICADILKLMRIDQVKLLTNNPLKVKILHDSGINVVKRVDLIVPHNPKNKKYLNTKISKMGHVMPKKYS
- the trpA gene encoding tryptophan synthase subunit alpha, whose amino-acid sequence is MLRYKNMFKKMQILNEGCFVPFVTIGDPSISVFYRIIDALIISGANALELGIPFSDPLADGIIVQNANLRALSHGITIIKCFEILNILRNKYPKIPIGILVYANIVFKNGINKFYENCKYSGIDSVLIPDVPIEESEIFQKCANNNNISSVFICPPNANTDLIKKLSIQSTEYIYLISRTGVTGCLQKTNDPNLHIIQKLKTYNSAPILHGFGISTPSQIKKSLSLGTSGIICGSIIIDIIDKFQKNNNIMIKKIVQLAVNLKYATKKTKK
- the trpB gene encoding tryptophan synthase subunit beta → MNLLNPYFGNFGGMYVPQILVPALKQLEQYFVESQNDIIFQKKLSELLKNYAGRPTPLTLCKNITKKTKTKLYLKREDLLHGGAHKTNQVLGQALLAKKMNKKSILAETGAGQHGIATAFACALLNLKCRIYMGSKDIQRQSINVLKMKLMGAEVITVNSGSGTLKDACNEALRDWSENYIHSHYMLGTAAGPHPYPTMVREFQKIIGIETKKQILKKTLKLPDKIIACVGGGSNAIGIFHTFINDNVQLIGIEPGGTDILTGKHGAPLQYGKTGIYFGMKSAIMQTQDGQIQESHSISAGLDFPSVGPEHAWLHSTGRVQYYTITDQEALNAFVDLCKFEGIIPALESAHAIAYALKIIHKEPNKKQNIIVNLSGRGDKDITTIHENILNKRIQNVKI
- the trpCF gene encoding bifunctional indole-3-glycerol-phosphate synthase TrpC/phosphoribosylanthranilate isomerase TrpF; the protein is MNKNILQSILYDKVQWLKYQKNMQKLQHIKKKIVISNRNFYQSLKSSFPNFILEIKESSPSKGIINSNLNIKNILQCYKKHATVISVLTDKKYFSGTFERMSEVSMLVKQPILCKDFFIDPYQIYLARYYHADAILLMLSVLNDDQYKLLASIAHKMNMGILTEINNLIELKRAIHLNAKIIGINNRNLNNLTIDINTTYKLAPLIPKDRIIISESGIYNNQQIKKLKKIVHGFLIGSSIMKSKNVHLKVNSILFGNNKICGLTRIKDANRSKKLGAVYGGLIFIPNSKRNIPCNTACNIIQNTKLKYIGVFQNENIEKIKYLSQACSLYAIQLHGNEDQEYIANLRKKISDHIQIWKAICIENNQEKLNFKYINYYLFDNFKGGSGICFDWKKTKTYNLDKVFLSGGLSHKNCIEASNLNCFGLDFNSKIEKKPGIKDYDKLKLVFKKLKLS
- the trpD gene encoding anthranilate phosphoribosyltransferase; this encodes MKKILNKLYSLKKLNEYESYYLFKKIIKNKISTIKLTSILTAIKVRPISIHEIIGALKACYKYVIPFPKPKYPFSDIAGTGGDGANTINISTASAILASSFGFKIIKHCNHGISSQLGSADILKKNNINIKINTTQSRAQLDNYHICFLYAPQYHPSFQVVTKIRKELNTKTIFNILGPLLNPSQPNFSVIGVYSKNLLLPFAKILHQLNYERAIILCSGGIDEITLHHVTNIVELKYGKIMQYKLYPEDFGINKTLACVLQNNTIDENCKIFNDVCKGIGDIKYQYLIAMNTAILLKLFGYKNLKINTKIALKKIQNGAIYKQIKKISIRDK
- the rlmN gene encoding 23S rRNA (adenine(2503)-C(2))-methyltransferase RlmN; translated protein: MNIDLHYLNTNKVNLLNFDRKKMQNFMHLIDEKSFRADQLMHWIYQRFCNNFSYMTNFTECLKNKLKNTSFIQFPYILKEIVSIDHTIKWLISVQNGIIETIYIPEKKRGTLCISSQVGCPLTCTFCATGMQGFKRNLLVSEIVGQIWLAYQKINNNTKHVYFPITNIVFMGMGEPLLNLKNLITALNIISDTCGFNISKKKIVISTAGIIPALNKLSKICDVKLAISLHASNNTIRNRLMPINKRYNIQSLLKTVLRFLQNSKLNKNGITIEYIMLHNINDSIVHAKELIKLLYNIPSKINLIPWNYLPNSHLKCSSITKINIFSKYLINKGLMTTIRKTRGQDIQAACGQLTGNNNYKS
- the hisS gene encoding histidine--tRNA ligase — its product is MNYFFQSIKGMHDYLPEQTILWNKIEDIFKKILHNYGYCEIKLPILEKTILFKASIGEMTDIIGKEMYSFHDKNNLSITLRPEATTSCVRSIIQNKLIYHKKQKLWYYGPMFRYERPQKGRYRQFYQFGLETFGFFELDIEFELIILVNKFWKALGISRFLTLEINSIGLLSERNAYQMELRNFLKTYESYLDNICIRQLNKNPLRILDSKNKNIQKILLKAPNLIDFVNTKSRLRFEKLCNLLSNFNIPYTINYKLIRGLDYYNDTVFEWKTNYIGSQNAICAGGRYDTLVKRLLGPDTPAAGLAIGMDRLILLIQSLNLFSQKNIETDIHIFFSNKSIKNRAIFLSEEIRNEFPKLKILLEFQSKKINTIFKNIKKYFTKIILFIQSENIIYLYDVICKKNQIINSNNINIMIKNIFNFYTK
- the glyA gene encoding serine hydroxymethyltransferase, whose translation is MLQYKTCNIQSDTELWNYIKQEMLRQEQHIELIASENYASLSVMQAQGSQLTNKYAEGYPGKRYYGGCDFVDHIELLAINRAKKLFHADYANVQPHSGSQANFAVYTALLKPGDMILGMDLSHGGHLTHGSVINSSGKIYNSITYGLNKTGNIDYDHLQYLAQKHKPKMIIGGFSSFSRYVDWKKMREISNTINAYLLIDMAHVAGLVAANLYPNPIEYADVVTTTTHKTLSGPRGGLILSANQDEAFYKKLNSAVFPGMQGGPLMHVIAAKAVAFHEALHPNFKTYQKQILKNSKIMAKSFMEQNFNIISGGTDNHLFLINLNNKNITGKKAENILQLANITVNKNSIPNDTKSPFVTSGIRIGTPAITRRGFKELESKIITKWIIDIINDYNNIKKILNIKNQVLELCKKYPVYK